Proteins encoded together in one Synechococcus sp. BL107 window:
- a CDS encoding AraC family transcriptional regulator, whose amino-acid sequence MESILNRQLIGASVLPLERGGLNGVVQILPLVNIALVLIDLNKPVSFCAERKPGKYHFSINLSDNPTRDSLVAQGVSITRPAIFGFNEHLKDLDLQLSAGCRFCNVIVPESFFAEKLTEFGYFFDVKDVLSNFNILSNTFVSSHFALYLNELWQNLPSLALTPKLIEQEVLSTLIECFVSHDDRKVGVALARRERHEAALQVLALTNSSPTKPFEIQDLCSILHQSRTSLFNGCKEKFKMSPLQVVRRVRLHQVRHALMDAEFCIENNISGVSDIASYFGFIGRSHFARYYKNEFLEMPRQTLSNRRYSQQTF is encoded by the coding sequence ATGGAATCAATACTCAACAGGCAGCTTATTGGCGCGTCAGTTCTGCCTTTGGAGAGAGGAGGGCTTAATGGTGTGGTGCAGATTCTTCCCCTAGTTAATATTGCTCTAGTGCTTATTGACTTGAATAAACCAGTATCTTTTTGTGCTGAACGGAAGCCTGGAAAATATCACTTTTCGATTAATTTATCAGATAATCCCACGCGAGACAGCCTTGTTGCGCAGGGAGTCTCTATTACGAGGCCTGCAATTTTTGGGTTTAATGAACATCTTAAAGATCTCGACCTACAGTTAAGTGCCGGATGTCGGTTTTGCAATGTTATCGTTCCAGAGAGTTTTTTTGCTGAAAAATTGACGGAGTTTGGCTATTTCTTTGACGTCAAAGATGTATTGAGCAATTTTAATATTTTGTCTAATACCTTCGTGTCTTCTCATTTTGCTCTGTATTTGAACGAACTATGGCAAAATCTGCCCTCCCTTGCTCTGACTCCGAAGCTGATTGAGCAAGAGGTTTTATCAACCCTGATAGAGTGCTTTGTTAGTCATGATGATCGAAAAGTAGGTGTAGCTCTTGCTAGGCGCGAGCGTCACGAGGCTGCCTTGCAGGTTTTGGCTTTGACGAATTCATCGCCGACAAAGCCTTTTGAAATTCAAGATCTATGTTCCATATTGCATCAGTCTCGCACATCTTTGTTTAATGGTTGCAAGGAAAAATTCAAAATGTCTCCCCTCCAAGTTGTGAGGCGTGTTCGGCTACATCAAGTTCGACATGCATTGATGGATGCTGAATTTTGCATAGAGAATAATATTTCTGGTGTGTCTGATATTGCTTCGTATTTCGGTTTTATAGGCCGTTCCCATTTTGCCCGCTACTACAAGAACGAGTTTCTGGAAATGCCTCGTCAGACATTGTCAAATAGGCGTTACTCTCAGCAAACTTTTTAG
- a CDS encoding neuromedin U, translating to MSYFYILDRWKMSQYLKYLLLCFLWILILESAQESAQAHPNPITSANRVSLEFNVVPNTQWAPSSIDPEAKPNRSLQVFKLQPVFPFRLNNEWTVLTRTIFRFTSTPSARPDFGVTPLGAPFVAGWDQRNDTGLSDISPTAFFVPNLGSDWTFGLGPSMVIPVGDGPTDTGKLSLGPALFGFHHSGPWMIGARVRNIWSVAGDLERADVNRLIAQPLIRYQFHKNWYFTSSPIISADWTHPDGDGWTVPVGGGFGYAFRLADQPMQVSVEAYYNAIKPSFAGEDLLGDWTIRTQWQVRFPK from the coding sequence ATGTCTTATTTTTATATTTTAGATCGGTGGAAAATGTCGCAATATCTGAAGTATCTTCTTTTATGTTTTTTATGGATTCTTATTCTTGAATCTGCGCAGGAATCTGCACAAGCACACCCGAATCCGATTACATCGGCCAACAGGGTGTCACTCGAATTCAATGTTGTGCCCAACACTCAATGGGCCCCGAGTTCCATTGATCCTGAGGCTAAGCCAAACCGTTCACTTCAGGTCTTTAAGCTTCAGCCGGTTTTTCCGTTTCGGTTGAACAATGAGTGGACCGTTTTGACACGGACGATTTTTCGGTTTACGTCCACCCCTTCAGCACGGCCTGATTTTGGTGTTACCCCATTGGGTGCACCATTTGTGGCGGGCTGGGATCAGCGCAACGACACAGGCTTATCTGATATCAGTCCCACGGCATTCTTTGTTCCCAATCTTGGCTCGGATTGGACGTTTGGATTGGGGCCTTCCATGGTGATTCCTGTGGGAGATGGCCCTACTGATACCGGCAAGTTATCGCTTGGTCCTGCACTTTTTGGCTTCCACCACAGTGGTCCATGGATGATTGGTGCTCGTGTGCGAAACATCTGGTCTGTTGCAGGAGATCTTGAACGGGCTGATGTGAACCGGCTGATTGCTCAGCCGCTCATTCGCTATCAGTTTCACAAAAACTGGTATTTCACCTCTTCGCCGATAATCTCGGCAGATTGGACTCACCCTGATGGTGATGGTTGGACAGTACCTGTGGGAGGCGGGTTTGGATATGCCTTCCGTTTGGCAGATCAGCCGATGCAGGTTTCAGTCGAGGCGTACTACAACGCTATCAAGCCTTCCTTTGCTGGAGAGGATTTACTTGGTGATTGGACGATTCGTACTCAGTGGCAAGTGCGTTTCCCTAAATAA
- a CDS encoding helix-turn-helix transcriptional regulator: protein MLETNQTLFLSGTRRPQPCTIAIPLKDPQAADPIRAQGIDMPWPGLMGYNHQLHDFDLRLAANTPLASVIISKEHLHERHQQRKAGDLPLERWEHSNQLELCEPIRTQLRTQLNDLIDNQTDAHITKATNQLIDSLFQAFQNPIARTLPKAKRQTRHAAAIELLHWCSNNPSKNLTITELSEVLYQSRTSLFNGCQDHFRRTPTELQRSIRLDLVRQLLLNPKRSDALGLKGVGAIAAHMGFASRSHFARHYKKQYNELPQQTLIRGSAADKETCSNKSK, encoded by the coding sequence TTGCTTGAGACCAACCAAACACTGTTTCTAAGTGGCACGAGGCGACCCCAGCCATGCACCATTGCAATTCCCCTAAAAGACCCGCAAGCTGCTGACCCCATACGCGCCCAGGGGATCGACATGCCATGGCCTGGACTAATGGGATACAACCATCAATTGCATGATTTTGATCTACGACTGGCAGCGAACACCCCATTGGCTTCAGTGATTATTTCAAAGGAGCACTTACATGAGCGTCATCAACAACGCAAAGCTGGAGACCTCCCTCTGGAGCGCTGGGAACACAGCAATCAACTGGAACTCTGCGAACCGATTCGTACACAACTACGCACACAACTGAACGACTTAATTGACAACCAAACTGATGCACATATCACCAAAGCAACCAATCAACTCATCGACAGTCTTTTTCAGGCATTTCAAAACCCAATTGCACGCACGTTGCCGAAGGCCAAGCGGCAAACACGCCATGCCGCAGCCATCGAACTACTGCACTGGTGCTCGAACAATCCATCCAAAAATCTCACCATCACAGAGCTCAGCGAGGTGCTCTATCAATCCCGAACCTCCCTGTTCAACGGATGCCAGGATCATTTCAGGCGGACTCCAACAGAACTGCAACGGAGCATTCGACTTGATCTCGTACGCCAGCTTTTACTGAATCCAAAGCGAAGCGATGCTTTGGGGTTGAAGGGCGTCGGGGCAATCGCGGCCCATATGGGCTTTGCCAGCCGCAGTCATTTCGCCCGCCACTATAAAAAGCAATACAACGAGCTCCCACAACAGACTTTGATCCGAGGCAGCGCAGCTGATAAAGAGACATGCTCAAACAAGTCTAAATAG
- the dnaB gene encoding replicative DNA helicase, giving the protein MVSAPQPDNDESPKGGRSGYGRERRNQEPSFEGLPDSVPPQNIEAEEAVLGGILLDPDAIGRVADILQPEAFYLNAHREMFRTALMLHGQGKPTDLTSMTAWLADTGSLEKVGGNGRLIELVERVSSTASIEQVARLVMDKFLRRQLIRSGNEVIKLGFDQSLPMEQVLDQAEQTIFAISQEKPSKGLTPTAEILTQTFEEIESRSLGTSVAGIPVNFYDLDAMTQGLQRSDLIIVAGRPAMGKTSIVLNLAKNVAQLHDLPVCVFSLEMSKEQLTYRLLSMEVGIEAGRLRTGRLQQEEWPLLGQGINTLGQLPIYIDDKPNSGVLEMRSLCRRLMAEQGKELGLVVIDYLQLMEGSSPDNRVQEISRITRALKGMARELNVPVIALSQLSRGVESRTNKRPMLSDLRESGSIEQDADLVLMIYRDEYYNPETQDRGITEVILTKHRNGPVGTVKLLFEPQFTRFRNLAA; this is encoded by the coding sequence ATGGTGAGCGCCCCCCAGCCAGACAACGACGAATCGCCCAAAGGGGGACGCTCGGGTTACGGACGAGAACGTCGGAATCAAGAGCCGAGTTTTGAAGGCCTTCCAGACTCGGTTCCACCCCAAAACATTGAGGCCGAGGAAGCGGTACTGGGTGGGATCTTGCTCGACCCAGACGCCATTGGTCGGGTTGCCGACATCCTGCAGCCCGAGGCGTTTTATCTCAACGCCCATCGGGAGATGTTCCGTACGGCTTTGATGCTGCATGGCCAGGGCAAACCCACCGACCTCACCTCGATGACCGCCTGGCTCGCGGACACGGGATCGCTTGAAAAGGTTGGCGGCAACGGACGACTGATTGAACTGGTGGAGCGGGTGAGCTCCACAGCCTCGATCGAACAGGTGGCCCGATTGGTGATGGACAAGTTCCTGCGCCGCCAGTTGATCCGTTCTGGCAATGAAGTGATCAAGCTGGGCTTCGATCAAAGCCTGCCGATGGAGCAGGTGCTCGATCAGGCCGAACAAACGATTTTTGCGATCAGCCAGGAAAAGCCCTCCAAAGGGCTCACCCCCACCGCCGAAATCCTTACCCAAACTTTCGAAGAAATCGAAAGCCGCTCGCTGGGCACCTCGGTGGCGGGCATCCCGGTGAACTTCTACGACCTGGATGCGATGACCCAGGGCCTGCAGCGCAGCGACCTGATCATCGTGGCAGGCAGGCCGGCGATGGGTAAAACCTCAATCGTGCTGAACCTGGCCAAAAACGTGGCCCAGCTGCACGATCTTCCCGTTTGCGTGTTCAGCTTGGAGATGAGCAAAGAGCAGCTCACCTACAGATTGCTCTCGATGGAAGTGGGCATCGAAGCCGGGCGGCTGCGTACTGGTCGATTGCAACAGGAGGAGTGGCCGCTTCTCGGCCAAGGCATCAACACCCTCGGCCAACTGCCGATCTACATCGACGACAAACCCAACTCCGGCGTGCTGGAGATGCGTTCGCTCTGCCGTCGGTTGATGGCCGAACAGGGCAAAGAGCTGGGGCTGGTGGTGATCGATTACTTGCAGCTGATGGAGGGATCCAGCCCCGACAACCGGGTGCAGGAAATCTCACGGATTACGCGAGCTCTAAAAGGAATGGCCCGTGAGTTGAATGTGCCGGTGATTGCGCTCTCCCAGCTCAGCCGTGGCGTTGAATCACGCACCAACAAACGGCCGATGCTGAGCGACCTGCGGGAATCGGGATCGATTGAGCAAGACGCCGACCTGGTGTTGATGATCTACCGCGACGAGTACTACAACCCAGAAACCCAGGATCGCGGCATCACCGAAGTGATCCTCACCAAACACCGCAACGGCCCCGTCGGCACAGTGAAACTACTGTTCGAGCCCCAGTTCACCCGCTTCCGAAATCTGGCGGCATGA
- the rplI gene encoding 50S ribosomal protein L9, translating to MPKRVQVVLNEDILSLGKDGDLVDVAPGYARNFLLPFGKAVPVTPAVMKQVEHRRAKEVERQAALKQEALNFKTALDTIGRFTVKKQVGEDNVLFGTVTNGDVAEVIEESTKKEIDRRDILVPEIHRTGKYTVTVKLHSEVSAEINLEVVSY from the coding sequence ATGCCCAAACGCGTACAAGTCGTTCTGAACGAGGACATCCTCAGCCTCGGCAAGGACGGAGATCTCGTGGACGTAGCCCCTGGCTATGCAAGGAATTTCCTGCTGCCCTTCGGCAAAGCTGTGCCCGTCACCCCTGCGGTGATGAAGCAGGTGGAGCACCGCCGTGCCAAGGAAGTTGAGCGTCAAGCAGCCCTAAAGCAAGAAGCTCTGAACTTCAAGACAGCTCTCGATACCATCGGCCGCTTCACCGTGAAGAAGCAGGTTGGCGAAGACAACGTGCTGTTCGGCACCGTGACCAACGGCGACGTTGCTGAGGTGATCGAAGAGTCGACCAAGAAGGAGATCGATCGCCGCGACATCCTGGTGCCTGAAATCCACCGCACCGGCAAGTACACCGTCACGGTGAAGCTTCACAGCGAAGTGTCTGCCGAAATCAACCTCGAAGTGGTGAGCTACTGA
- a CDS encoding fatty acid desaturase has protein sequence MSHKALNRAELLHVRRKGGRSAAPSQSPRRGTIVFMVVLHVSAIVALLPRFWSWQAVLTLGILYWATACLGVTIGYHRLLSHRSFRVPKWLERFFATCGALSCQQGPITWAGLHRHHHKFSDTDADHHNSHRGFWWSHMGWMFETIPAMQAIPRLSGDLSSDPYYRWLNRNFLYLQFPLAFLLFVIGSITGAGGWALVLWGIPLRLVLVYHVTWLVNSATHCWGTIAYDSGDASRNNKWVAALTFGEGWHNNHHAFPHSACHGLQKGQIDLTWEHIRLMRALGLAKNIRLPIKPA, from the coding sequence ATGTCTCATAAGGCCTTAAACCGTGCTGAGTTGCTCCACGTCCGTCGCAAAGGGGGGCGATCCGCAGCTCCCTCCCAAAGCCCACGCCGGGGAACCATCGTGTTCATGGTGGTTTTGCATGTGTCAGCGATCGTGGCTCTGCTGCCGCGTTTCTGGAGCTGGCAAGCCGTTCTCACCCTCGGCATTTTGTACTGGGCGACAGCCTGTCTCGGAGTCACGATCGGCTACCACCGACTGCTGTCTCACCGGTCGTTTCGCGTTCCTAAATGGTTGGAACGATTTTTCGCCACCTGCGGTGCCTTGAGCTGCCAGCAAGGACCGATCACCTGGGCCGGTCTGCATCGCCACCACCACAAGTTTTCCGATACGGATGCGGATCACCACAACAGCCATCGAGGCTTCTGGTGGAGCCATATGGGCTGGATGTTTGAAACGATTCCTGCCATGCAGGCGATCCCGCGCCTCAGTGGCGACCTCAGTAGCGATCCGTATTACCGCTGGCTCAACCGCAATTTCCTCTATCTGCAATTTCCTCTGGCGTTTCTGCTGTTTGTGATCGGCTCCATCACCGGCGCTGGAGGGTGGGCCTTGGTGCTTTGGGGCATCCCCTTAAGGCTTGTGCTCGTCTATCACGTGACCTGGCTTGTGAACTCAGCAACCCACTGCTGGGGAACCATCGCCTACGACAGCGGCGATGCCTCCCGCAATAACAAATGGGTGGCGGCCCTCACCTTTGGCGAGGGTTGGCATAACAACCATCACGCCTTCCCCCACTCCGCATGCCACGGACTCCAGAAAGGACAAATCGACCTCACCTGGGAACATATTCGCTTGATGCGAGCCCTCGGGCTGGCGAAAAACATCCGCCTACCCATCAAACCTGCATAA
- a CDS encoding fatty acid desaturase: MVSSQTADSRELRVRAAVTGPRGPLPARQRRLKTGTTGFMLVNHILATVALLPQFWSWQAIVAFGVLYWMTVLGVTLGLHRLVAHRSLVVPVWLERVLVIMGTLACQSGPIEWVGLHRHHHRFSDQPSDHHDAGRGLWWSHSEWMLHEIPALKELDRYAGDLQCDPFYRWLDRWFLLLQIPLGLGLYWYGEAAQVHGGGLGLVLWAIPLRLVVVYHVTWLVNSATHAFGYRNFDSPDLSRNCWWVAVLSFGEGWHNNHHAHPASARHGLRWFEFDITWQHVRLLKRFGLARRVREATYNP; this comes from the coding sequence TTGGTTTCCTCGCAAACAGCTGATAGCCGCGAGCTTCGCGTTAGGGCTGCTGTAACGGGCCCCCGCGGGCCGTTACCTGCCCGTCAAAGGCGTCTAAAAACAGGAACCACCGGCTTCATGCTGGTGAATCACATCCTGGCGACCGTGGCCTTGCTCCCTCAGTTTTGGAGCTGGCAGGCGATTGTTGCCTTCGGTGTTCTGTACTGGATGACCGTTTTAGGCGTCACCCTCGGTCTGCACCGTTTAGTGGCGCACCGCAGCCTTGTGGTTCCCGTTTGGTTGGAACGCGTTCTGGTGATTATGGGCACGCTTGCCTGCCAGAGCGGACCGATCGAATGGGTTGGGCTTCACCGCCATCACCATCGCTTTTCCGATCAACCTTCCGATCACCACGATGCAGGACGGGGTTTGTGGTGGAGCCATAGCGAATGGATGCTCCATGAGATCCCCGCTCTGAAAGAGCTGGATCGATATGCGGGAGATCTTCAATGTGATCCGTTTTATCGCTGGCTCGACCGCTGGTTCCTACTGCTGCAAATCCCCCTGGGCTTGGGATTGTATTGGTATGGCGAAGCTGCACAAGTGCATGGCGGCGGGTTGGGCCTCGTTCTTTGGGCCATCCCCCTACGACTCGTGGTCGTTTATCACGTCACGTGGCTTGTGAACTCGGCGACCCACGCCTTTGGCTACCGCAACTTTGATTCTCCAGACCTCTCAAGGAATTGCTGGTGGGTAGCCGTCCTCTCCTTTGGAGAAGGTTGGCACAACAATCACCATGCGCACCCTGCAAGTGCGCGCCATGGCTTGCGCTGGTTTGAATTCGACATCACCTGGCAACACGTTCGCCTCTTAAAACGGTTTGGCCTCGCGAGACGGGTCCGTGAAGCCACGTACAACCCTTAA
- a CDS encoding methionine gamma-lyase family protein: MPSAIARNLIESVVQQQVPQAAQRTSAVEQRLKRVLAAFAEERLGTQHFASLTGYGHGDQGRDLVDRVFARVLGAEAAAVRMQFVSGTHAITAALFGVLRPGDRLLSITGRPYDTLEEVIGLRGTGQGSLADFGIEYDEVPLTPEGVVDRVGLDQALAVSQRVVLIQRSCGYSWRPSLSVEEIGELCALIHARQPDCICFVDNCYGELVQDCEPPEVGADLVAGSLIKNLGGTIAPTGGYVAGRADLVNQACCRLTAPGIGREGGTGFDLQRLVLQGLFLAPQMVAEALIGADLVAGVFERLGFAVQPRPGAVRSDLIQAVCLGSPEALKTVCRAFQACSPVGAYLDPVPAAMPGYASDLVMAGGTFIDGSTSEFSADAPLREPFNLFVQGGTHRAHIQLALAEALTALDAAGLINLPQTEII; encoded by the coding sequence GTGCCCAGCGCGATTGCAAGGAACCTGATCGAGTCTGTGGTCCAGCAGCAGGTGCCTCAAGCTGCACAGCGAACATCTGCTGTGGAACAACGCTTGAAGCGTGTTTTGGCTGCGTTCGCTGAGGAGCGGTTGGGGACGCAGCACTTTGCGTCTCTTACTGGCTACGGCCATGGAGATCAGGGCCGGGATCTGGTGGATCGTGTGTTTGCCAGGGTCTTAGGGGCGGAGGCGGCAGCGGTGCGGATGCAGTTCGTCAGTGGCACCCATGCGATCACGGCAGCGTTGTTTGGCGTGCTGCGGCCTGGCGATCGTTTGCTTTCAATCACAGGTCGTCCCTACGACACTCTTGAGGAAGTCATCGGTTTGAGGGGAACGGGTCAGGGGTCGTTGGCTGACTTTGGGATCGAATACGACGAAGTGCCCTTAACGCCGGAGGGGGTTGTGGATCGGGTGGGGCTGGATCAGGCGCTGGCAGTGTCTCAGCGCGTGGTCTTGATTCAACGCAGTTGTGGCTACAGCTGGCGCCCGTCGTTGTCGGTGGAGGAAATCGGTGAGCTCTGCGCGCTCATTCATGCGCGACAGCCCGATTGCATTTGTTTTGTCGACAATTGCTATGGAGAATTGGTGCAGGACTGCGAGCCGCCGGAGGTGGGAGCCGATTTGGTGGCGGGTTCGTTGATTAAGAACCTTGGCGGCACCATCGCTCCAACTGGTGGCTACGTCGCCGGCCGGGCAGACCTTGTCAATCAGGCGTGTTGCCGATTAACGGCCCCTGGCATTGGTCGAGAAGGTGGCACGGGATTTGATCTGCAGCGCCTCGTGTTGCAGGGATTGTTTTTGGCCCCACAAATGGTGGCTGAGGCTTTGATTGGTGCGGATCTCGTGGCTGGTGTATTTGAGCGGCTTGGTTTTGCCGTTCAACCGAGGCCAGGCGCTGTGCGAAGCGACTTGATCCAGGCGGTTTGTCTTGGCAGTCCGGAGGCCTTGAAAACGGTCTGTCGTGCGTTTCAAGCCTGTTCACCGGTGGGGGCTTATCTGGATCCAGTGCCGGCTGCAATGCCTGGCTATGCCAGTGATTTAGTGATGGCCGGTGGCACGTTTATCGACGGATCAACGAGCGAATTTTCCGCCGATGCTCCTCTGCGAGAGCCCTTCAATCTGTTTGTTCAAGGCGGTACCCATCGCGCTCACATCCAGCTGGCCTTGGCGGAAGCCCTCACCGCACTCGATGCGGCGGGACTGATCAATCTCCCTCAAACTGAGATCATCTAA
- the gcvH gene encoding glycine cleavage system protein GcvH — MAFEFPAAYRFADSHEYAHLDGELIRVGISAFAVDQLGDIVFVDLPDVGASLDKGTSFGSVESVKAVEDMYAPIAGEVVERNEAVLASPEELQNDPHGAGWLLVVRPSDPAQLETLLDSATYSAKVNAG, encoded by the coding sequence ATGGCGTTCGAGTTTCCCGCCGCCTACCGCTTTGCCGACAGCCACGAATACGCCCATCTCGATGGTGAGCTCATTCGCGTTGGCATCAGTGCTTTTGCTGTTGATCAGCTCGGTGACATTGTTTTTGTCGACCTCCCCGATGTGGGTGCCAGCCTTGATAAGGGCACCAGCTTTGGTTCTGTGGAATCTGTGAAAGCTGTCGAAGATATGTACGCCCCCATTGCAGGGGAAGTGGTCGAGCGCAATGAAGCGGTGCTGGCGAGCCCTGAAGAACTCCAGAACGATCCCCATGGAGCGGGATGGCTTCTGGTGGTACGTCCAAGTGATCCAGCGCAACTCGAGACTTTGCTTGATTCAGCTACCTATTCCGCGAAGGTGAACGCCGGCTGA